The Kosakonia sacchari SP1 genome includes a window with the following:
- a CDS encoding helix-turn-helix transcriptional regulator produces MFKILVIDRCYFTRSGMESWLNQPDLFPASFLVTALHNLMLAKEHIVQWQPDLVIADLHGFKNEIHHIQQLASFFSVCNDPTQVMLLESGEDAQLSEFCAQFAIQATLLKTEPLEKLAKIIDAMVLARPIRAIPKVATPLLTKQEEKVLTLWMEGNNNQAIASNLSINGKTVYTYKRNIRMKLGMGNRFTPFLSLPENSN; encoded by the coding sequence ATGTTTAAGATTCTCGTGATTGACCGCTGTTACTTCACCCGCTCAGGGATGGAATCCTGGCTCAATCAACCCGATTTGTTCCCCGCTTCCTTCCTGGTAACCGCGTTGCATAACTTAATGCTCGCCAAAGAACATATTGTGCAGTGGCAGCCGGATCTGGTGATTGCCGATCTTCACGGGTTCAAGAATGAAATACATCATATTCAACAGCTTGCGTCATTTTTTTCTGTTTGTAACGACCCCACGCAAGTGATGTTGTTAGAGTCTGGCGAAGATGCGCAACTGTCAGAATTTTGCGCGCAGTTTGCTATTCAGGCGACACTGTTGAAAACAGAACCGCTGGAAAAACTAGCGAAAATTATCGACGCAATGGTGCTGGCGCGCCCAATCCGGGCGATACCGAAAGTCGCTACCCCGCTGCTGACAAAGCAGGAAGAGAAAGTACTAACGCTGTGGATGGAAGGGAATAATAACCAGGCGATTGCCAGTAATCTCAGCATTAACGGTAAGACCGTTTACACCTACAAGCGCAATATCAGAATGAAACTGGGGATGGGAAACCGTTTTACACCATTCTTATCACTGCCGGAAAACTCAAACTAA
- the ecnB gene encoding lipoprotein toxin entericidin B, with the protein MVKKTIAAIFSVLVLSSVLTACNTTRGMGEDISDGGNAISGAATKAQQ; encoded by the coding sequence ATGGTTAAGAAGACAATTGCTGCGATCTTTTCTGTTCTGGTTCTTTCCTCAGTCCTGACGGCCTGTAACACCACGCGTGGTATGGGAGAAGATATCTCCGATGGCGGTAACGCGATTTCTGGAGCGGCGACAAAAGCGCAACAGTAA
- a CDS encoding entericidin A/B family lipoprotein: MKRLTKFLSLLLISCALLSGCNTARGVGEDIQSLGHVISRAAN; this comes from the coding sequence ATGAAACGTCTGACGAAATTCCTCTCTCTACTTCTTATCAGTTGTGCACTGCTTTCCGGTTGCAATACCGCCCGTGGCGTTGGTGAAGATATCCAAAGTCTGGGGCATGTCATCTCTCGCGCAGCGAACTAA